From the Mycobacterium noviomagense genome, the window GGCTCGCAGCACCGTGGTGCCCGCGGTGACGTCCTCACCGGCGCGGCGGATGTGGCGACCCTCCGGGGCGGGCGCGTAGATCGCCACCGTCTCGGTGCCGGCGTCGGTGTTCTCCACGGGAACCACGGCGGTGGCCCCGGCCGGCATCGGAGCACCGGTCATGATGCGGTGCGCGGTGCCTGGCTGCAGTGTCGGGATGTCGGTGCGCCCGGCCGGAATGTCTTCGGCCACAGGCAGTTTCACGGCGTTATCCGACGCCGCCGAGGCTATGTCGTCGGCCCGCACCGCGTAGCCGTCCATCGCGGAGTTGTCGAACACCGGCAGCGACAGCGGGGCGGCGACGTCGTCGGCCAGGACCAGGCCCAGCGCTTCGGCGAGCCCGGTGGCGGTGGCGCGCCGGGCGGTGATCAGGTCGGCGACGACGCGCTGGTGTTCCTCGACTGACCGCATCAGACCGGGCATCAGACTGGGAACGTGACGCCGGTGAGCTCTTCGGACACGGCCCACAATCTGCGCTGCAGCTCTTCGTCGTGGGATTGCCCGCTGGACTCCACGAGCTTGGGATATCCACGCTGCTGGGCGAAACCGTCGGGGCCGTAGTACTGGCCGCCCTGCGCGTCGGGATCGGTGGCCGCCCGCAGTGTCGGCAGCGCACCCATCGCGGCGCTTTGAAACACCAGCGGCCCGAACACGGCGACGGCGGGTTTGAGCACGATGGGCAGGTTGCGGGTGAGCTCGGTGCTGGAGCTACCTGGATGCGCGGCCACGGCGATCGTGGGCGCCTTCTTCGCGGCCAGCCGCCGCTGCAGTTCGTACGTGAACAGCAGATTGGCCAGCTTGGACTGCCCGTAGGCGGCGACCCGGTCGTAGTGGCGCTCCCAGCTCAGGTCGTCGAAGTGAATCGACGCGCGAAAGCGGTGCGCGTTGCTGCTCACCGTCACCACTCGCGACCCGCGGACTTTCAGCAGGTTGTCGAGCACCAGCCCGGTCAGCGCGAAGTGGCCCAGATGGTTGGTGCCGAACTGCAGCTCGAAGCCGTCGCGGGTGAGCTGCTTGGTCGTA encodes:
- a CDS encoding SDR family NAD(P)-dependent oxidoreductase, which codes for MGANGKWSAADVADQSGRVAIVTGANTGIGYHTAAVLAQRGARVVLAVRDLEKGNVALAKIVAASPGADVTLQELDLSSLDSIRAAAEALRRAYPRIDLLINNAGVMYTTKQLTRDGFELQFGTNHLGHFALTGLVLDNLLKVRGSRVVTVSSNAHRFRASIHFDDLSWERHYDRVAAYGQSKLANLLFTYELQRRLAAKKAPTIAVAAHPGSSSTELTRNLPIVLKPAVAVFGPLVFQSAAMGALPTLRAATDPDAQGGQYYGPDGFAQQRGYPKLVESSGQSHDEELQRRLWAVSEELTGVTFPV